A genomic stretch from Corynebacterium sp. 21KM1197 includes:
- a CDS encoding heme/hemin ABC transporter substrate-binding protein encodes MKHKATTLITLGLVASLSGLGLSACGTSAENTQNATDGATNAVEQLPARGDAPDPHTLQGPSSAQPVGDIEPVTEAAQPQLPVSFSDATGTPVEVTDVSRILALDMYGTLSRTVSGLGLGENIVGRTVSSEEPALADLPVVTESGHSLNAEAILQLRPSVVLVDESVGPPEVIQQIRDAGVPVAVLDPRRNRDSLEDDITLVAGALGVREEGKALAERTRAQMEQASTEVSDLAPYGDDRLRMAYLYMRGNGGVFFILGQGSGADGMIEALGGRDVASEAGIVDVKPANAESLAELNPEVIVVMEKGLESVGGVEGLLARPGVAQTEAGKNRRIVSLPDSEAISMGPQAGLSLVRAAQAVYLGEDAGANQ; translated from the coding sequence ATGAAGCATAAGGCAACCACGCTCATCACCCTGGGACTGGTAGCGTCCCTCAGCGGCCTGGGACTCAGCGCCTGCGGCACCTCGGCGGAGAACACCCAGAACGCTACGGACGGGGCCACCAACGCCGTGGAACAACTTCCCGCGCGCGGCGACGCCCCGGACCCGCACACCCTCCAGGGGCCCTCCTCCGCGCAGCCGGTGGGAGACATCGAGCCGGTCACCGAGGCCGCCCAGCCGCAACTTCCGGTGAGCTTTAGCGACGCCACCGGAACCCCCGTGGAGGTCACCGACGTCTCCCGAATCCTCGCCCTGGACATGTATGGCACGCTCTCGCGCACCGTGAGCGGATTGGGCCTGGGCGAGAACATCGTGGGGCGCACGGTTTCCTCCGAGGAACCGGCCCTGGCCGATCTTCCCGTGGTCACCGAGAGCGGCCACAGCCTCAACGCGGAGGCCATACTGCAATTGCGCCCCAGCGTGGTGCTCGTGGACGAGTCCGTGGGCCCGCCCGAGGTGATCCAGCAGATCCGCGATGCCGGGGTGCCCGTGGCCGTGCTTGATCCACGGCGTAACCGCGATTCCCTGGAGGATGACATCACCCTGGTGGCCGGAGCCTTGGGCGTGCGCGAGGAGGGCAAGGCCCTCGCCGAGCGCACCCGCGCCCAGATGGAGCAGGCCAGCACGGAGGTCAGCGACCTCGCCCCTTATGGCGATGATCGCCTGCGCATGGCCTACCTCTACATGCGCGGCAACGGCGGGGTGTTTTTCATCCTGGGCCAGGGCAGCGGTGCCGACGGCATGATCGAGGCCCTGGGCGGGCGCGACGTGGCCAGCGAGGCCGGGATCGTGGACGTCAAGCCCGCCAACGCGGAGTCCCTGGCGGAACTCAACCCCGAGGTGATCGTGGTGATGGAAAAGGGACTGGAATCCGTGGGCGGCGTGGAGGGGTTGCTGGCGCGCCCCGGCGTGGCGCAGACGGAGGCGGGGAAGAACCGTCGCATTGTCTCGCTTCCTGACTCCGAGGCCATCTCGATGGGGCCGCAGGCCGGGCTCTCCCTGGTGCGCGCGGCTCAGGCCGTGTACCTGGGTGAGGACGCGGGGGCGAATCAGTGA
- a CDS encoding HtaA domain-containing protein: MRSAPPWKALAASVAVAGLSLVSAPVLGPVASIVPVAQAQECRGLTAGSLDWGIKQSFRNYLAGPIAMGGWELDGAEFHGEEKGGDGAFRFNADTERATLSGDDADIPLSGAVRLHGHFGALNITMSDLEVQIRGTQGQIVGRMGSDSPALLSSVLGFGGGSGERVPLATLSLDQPLSQALASDGTATLTAATRLTEEANQALGGNYGEGNNEGDTATLRLSTAPGEGECAGVDTSVALAQAPGQPAAQPTAPAAPAEPSAPEPQRPATGVTPPTSTECAEVTSASAGWGIKQSFRNYLTGPIALGGWDLNGVEYRGSQGGADGQFAFSSPQGQATVTPEGADIPLAGSLSLHGHLGLLKIELSAMSVKVRGNQAQFIADFTSNTVNRPTAGAKVTGQETGTQAVIAEFTLDSSITQEALASGEVRLSGGGYITAEGNRAFGGNYGEGNNQADPLDVTLAVSGAAECGSGEGLSEYAASTPASSGAQDAGTAPGGQQAAPSAPSGQGRPALDVAAPARGASAPAAPGNTGNNGQGASISNGGTCDEGATRAVSDARLGWGVKDSFRTYVRGPIAHGGWRLSGATESGGAFVFSGSQGAVDTSAARGTISHGGSVTFYGHDGVLNTTIANPEIQFAGGAGTLIAEVTSNDTEGNAVNYGRIAVAELAVNTSVNADVLDGTAAASLTQAGATALGDFYPAGTEMAPVSFKAALSGSASCGAVTGAEAAKSAGTGAKPLSKEDIAALEKNQEQSTETTEAAVPLEMDAARSGSRTSLLDSKQAAPRSAAVALAENPMTPPSLAVMVLGLAGLGVYLLTGRRAAKKTEGDYEA, from the coding sequence ATGCGCTCCGCCCCGCCCTGGAAAGCACTGGCGGCCTCGGTGGCCGTTGCCGGTCTGAGCCTCGTATCCGCTCCGGTGTTGGGGCCGGTGGCGTCGATAGTGCCGGTGGCGCAGGCCCAGGAATGTCGAGGCCTGACGGCCGGTAGCCTGGATTGGGGGATCAAGCAGTCCTTCCGCAACTACCTCGCCGGGCCCATAGCGATGGGCGGCTGGGAACTCGACGGGGCGGAGTTCCACGGGGAGGAGAAGGGCGGCGACGGTGCCTTCCGGTTTAACGCCGATACCGAGCGCGCCACGCTCAGCGGTGATGATGCCGATATTCCCCTGAGCGGGGCGGTGCGCCTGCATGGGCACTTCGGCGCACTCAACATCACCATGAGCGACCTGGAGGTGCAGATTCGCGGCACCCAGGGGCAGATCGTGGGCCGCATGGGCAGCGATTCCCCGGCGCTGCTCTCCAGCGTGCTGGGCTTCGGCGGCGGCAGCGGGGAGCGCGTGCCGCTGGCCACGCTCAGCCTGGATCAGCCGCTCTCCCAGGCCCTTGCTTCCGACGGCACCGCCACGCTCACCGCCGCCACCCGGCTCACGGAGGAGGCCAACCAGGCCCTGGGTGGCAATTACGGGGAGGGCAATAACGAGGGGGATACCGCCACCCTGCGGTTGAGCACCGCGCCGGGCGAAGGCGAGTGCGCGGGGGTGGATACCTCGGTGGCGCTGGCGCAGGCACCGGGGCAGCCAGCGGCGCAGCCCACAGCCCCCGCAGCCCCCGCGGAACCCTCGGCTCCCGAGCCGCAGCGCCCCGCCACCGGGGTGACTCCGCCGACCTCTACCGAGTGCGCCGAGGTCACCTCGGCGTCCGCGGGCTGGGGGATCAAGCAGTCCTTCCGCAACTACCTCACCGGGCCCATCGCCCTGGGCGGCTGGGACCTCAACGGGGTGGAATACCGGGGCTCCCAGGGCGGCGCGGACGGGCAATTTGCCTTTAGCTCCCCGCAGGGCCAGGCCACCGTGACCCCGGAGGGCGCGGATATTCCCCTGGCGGGCAGCCTGAGCCTGCACGGACACCTGGGGCTGCTCAAGATTGAACTGAGCGCGATGAGCGTGAAGGTGCGCGGCAACCAGGCGCAGTTCATCGCGGATTTCACGTCCAATACCGTGAACCGCCCCACCGCCGGGGCCAAGGTCACCGGCCAGGAAACCGGAACTCAGGCGGTGATCGCGGAGTTCACCCTGGATAGCTCCATCACTCAGGAGGCCCTGGCCTCCGGCGAGGTGCGCCTGAGCGGCGGGGGATACATCACCGCCGAGGGGAACCGGGCCTTTGGCGGCAACTACGGCGAGGGCAATAACCAGGCCGATCCCCTGGACGTGACCCTGGCGGTGAGCGGCGCGGCCGAGTGCGGCTCCGGCGAGGGGCTGAGCGAATACGCGGCCAGCACGCCCGCCTCTTCCGGGGCGCAGGATGCCGGTACCGCGCCGGGTGGCCAGCAGGCCGCACCCTCCGCACCCTCCGGCCAGGGGCGACCCGCGCTCGACGTCGCGGCACCGGCGCGGGGCGCGAGCGCACCGGCTGCCCCGGGTAATACGGGAAATAACGGCCAGGGGGCGTCGATAAGCAACGGCGGAACCTGCGATGAGGGGGCGACGCGGGCGGTCTCGGACGCGCGCCTGGGCTGGGGCGTGAAGGATTCCTTCCGCACCTATGTGCGCGGGCCGATTGCGCACGGCGGGTGGCGGCTAAGCGGAGCCACGGAATCCGGCGGTGCCTTTGTGTTTAGCGGAAGCCAGGGGGCGGTGGATACCTCGGCGGCGCGCGGCACCATCAGCCACGGCGGATCGGTGACGTTCTATGGGCACGATGGGGTGCTCAACACCACCATCGCCAATCCCGAGATTCAGTTTGCGGGTGGGGCCGGAACCCTGATCGCGGAGGTGACCTCGAACGATACCGAGGGCAACGCCGTGAACTACGGCCGCATTGCGGTGGCTGAGCTGGCGGTAAATACCAGCGTGAACGCGGATGTGCTGGACGGCACCGCCGCGGCCTCCCTCACGCAGGCCGGGGCCACGGCCCTGGGTGATTTCTACCCGGCGGGCACGGAGATGGCCCCGGTGAGTTTCAAGGCCGCGCTCTCCGGCAGCGCGAGTTGCGGGGCCGTGACCGGCGCGGAGGCCGCGAAGAGCGCCGGGACGGGAGCCAAGCCCCTCTCCAAGGAGGACATCGCGGCGCTGGAAAAGAATCAGGAACAAAGCACGGAGACCACGGAGGCGGCGGTGCCCCTGGAGATGGATGCCGCGCGTTCCGGCTCGCGCACGAGCCTGCTGGACAGCAAGCAGGCAGCGCCGCGCAGCGCGGCGGTGGCGCTGGCGGAAAACCCCATGACCCCGCCCTCTCTGGCGGTGATGGTGCTCGGCCTGGCGGGCCTGGGCGTGTACCTCTTGACGGGCCGCAGGGCGGCAAAGAAAACGGAAGGCGATTATGAAGCATAA
- a CDS encoding glycosyltransferase family 87 protein, whose translation MPRRSLHRTRVFSPATLVFALLFGVANAAIWFHRQSTDDWASLWIAGEMVVRGDTHLLYDIWEKDFSRWTERVWLAYVEDNPNYNFPHPFVHIPLVAWFTSLLTQIMSYGTSEVLLTFAQGFCLVTLVASAYTLWFKRPMRLPHLAAATAVLWLTAAFQLSSSIGQTTPLILAAIAYGLAMAAHRPLLSGFVLGIAAAIKLTPLSLLVPLIIFRGTRRAALVTAATAASIVLLSLLLAGPDVFQEWMSTLSWLNSSGIVDTVNQSFTSVLLEPTTETTMQMGKRTEELHVPIVADIPLWITAISRGATIVGLIGVCWAALRNRERAFEILSVGGFTLATLTAGIMWTHYLIIVALPIMGTLALTPRHRIKVVYPALALFTALLLPPFAQESPFYVPWLGLVSLSLHLILFLVVVGAPRTRRNAPRAARRRRKTPPAAAIPTPDSQQIDKDRLVA comes from the coding sequence ATGCCGCGTCGCTCGCTCCACCGCACCCGGGTTTTTAGCCCCGCCACCTTGGTCTTTGCCCTGCTCTTTGGTGTGGCTAACGCCGCGATATGGTTCCACCGTCAATCCACCGATGATTGGGCCTCCCTGTGGATCGCGGGCGAGATGGTGGTGCGCGGGGATACCCACCTGCTCTACGACATCTGGGAAAAAGACTTTTCCCGCTGGACCGAGCGGGTGTGGTTGGCCTACGTGGAGGACAACCCCAACTACAACTTCCCCCACCCCTTCGTGCATATCCCGCTGGTGGCCTGGTTTACCTCCCTGCTCACCCAGATCATGAGTTACGGCACCTCGGAGGTGCTCCTCACCTTTGCCCAGGGATTCTGCCTGGTCACCCTCGTGGCCTCGGCGTACACGCTGTGGTTCAAAAGGCCCATGCGGTTGCCTCACCTCGCGGCGGCCACCGCCGTGTTGTGGCTCACCGCCGCCTTTCAGCTTTCCTCCAGTATCGGCCAGACCACCCCGCTCATCCTGGCGGCCATCGCCTATGGCCTGGCCATGGCGGCGCACCGTCCCCTGCTCTCGGGCTTCGTGCTGGGAATCGCGGCCGCTATCAAGCTCACCCCGCTGAGCCTGCTCGTTCCCCTCATCATATTCCGGGGGACCCGGCGCGCGGCACTGGTCACGGCGGCCACGGCGGCGTCGATAGTGCTGCTCTCGCTACTGCTCGCGGGCCCGGACGTATTCCAGGAGTGGATGAGCACCCTGTCCTGGCTCAATAGCAGCGGGATTGTGGACACGGTGAATCAGAGTTTTACCTCCGTGCTGCTGGAGCCCACCACGGAAACCACCATGCAGATGGGCAAGCGCACGGAAGAACTCCACGTGCCCATCGTGGCGGATATTCCGCTGTGGATCACCGCCATCTCGCGCGGCGCCACCATCGTGGGGCTGATCGGCGTGTGCTGGGCGGCGCTGCGCAACCGCGAGCGCGCCTTTGAGATCCTCTCCGTGGGTGGCTTCACCCTGGCCACCCTCACCGCGGGGATCATGTGGACGCACTACCTCATCATCGTGGCCCTGCCCATCATGGGCACCCTGGCGCTGACCCCCCGCCACCGCATCAAGGTGGTCTACCCCGCCCTGGCGCTCTTTACCGCCCTGCTCCTGCCGCCCTTTGCCCAAGAATCTCCGTTCTACGTGCCGTGGCTGGGGTTGGTTTCCCTCTCCCTGCACCTGATCCTCTTCCTCGTGGTGGTGGGCGCGCCGCGCACCCGGCGAAATGCTCCGCGCGCGGCCCGGCGCAGACGGAAAACTCCGCCCGCCGCCGCCATTCCCACGCCCGATTCCCAGCAGATAGATAAGGATCGCCTCGTAGCATGA
- a CDS encoding glycosyltransferase family 87 protein, whose amino-acid sequence MSSPAASPRALSPAILITAALLGIANALLWIAQADSSNLGTIWKAGEFVRAGDTFRLYNFSSYPDQPFLYLPLLAALTAPLTAVFSFEVAQFLLVLAQGFCLVLLVASAYALWFKRTMPLAWLVPTSILAWFSAAFQMGSATGHISVVALAAVTWALTATRRHAVLSGLVLGVAGSLTLTPLVLVIPLLLWSSTRLAGAWAIVGAGAAVVLSALSTGLFSVREWVGALREVLGGAVINKENQAFSAIVMGHREPLPRGVDTQVLTEVPAWLHLVPLLAALLIAAATCWVAWLNARYAQEILLIGWLCAAYLACPLLWTHSLLFLVLPIAGILAMVRPRRYQDALWTPLAIIALLLFWPLASSTSFEDDGMGVPWGGLLAALLITVLFLLAAAAPTREPGRALGESAPLSDTAEATAEEAADSLVDDAPNIREWYQQGSQRLREAWHRRTERHSHREPRAESRKEKDEEKDSARESRDADYDLD is encoded by the coding sequence ATGAGTTCTCCTGCGGCCTCTCCTCGCGCGCTCAGCCCCGCGATTCTCATCACGGCGGCCCTCCTGGGGATCGCCAATGCCCTGTTGTGGATCGCCCAGGCAGACAGCAGCAACCTCGGCACCATCTGGAAGGCCGGGGAGTTTGTCCGCGCCGGTGATACGTTCCGCCTCTACAACTTCTCCTCCTACCCCGATCAGCCCTTCCTCTACCTGCCGCTGCTTGCGGCGCTCACCGCGCCCCTCACCGCCGTGTTCTCCTTTGAGGTCGCGCAGTTCCTCCTGGTCCTGGCCCAGGGGTTCTGCCTGGTGCTGCTGGTGGCCAGCGCTTACGCCCTGTGGTTCAAGCGCACCATGCCGCTGGCCTGGTTGGTTCCCACCTCGATCCTGGCGTGGTTCAGCGCGGCCTTTCAGATGGGCAGCGCCACCGGCCACATCAGCGTTGTAGCCCTCGCGGCCGTCACCTGGGCACTCACCGCCACGCGCAGGCACGCGGTGCTCAGCGGACTGGTGCTCGGGGTGGCGGGTTCCCTCACTCTGACGCCGCTGGTGCTCGTCATTCCGCTGCTCCTGTGGTCGAGCACCCGTCTCGCCGGGGCCTGGGCCATCGTGGGGGCCGGGGCTGCGGTGGTGCTCTCCGCGCTGTCCACCGGGCTATTTAGCGTGCGCGAGTGGGTGGGTGCCCTGCGCGAGGTACTCGGCGGGGCCGTGATCAACAAGGAAAACCAAGCCTTTAGCGCCATCGTGATGGGCCACCGGGAACCCCTGCCTCGCGGCGTGGACACCCAGGTGCTTACCGAGGTCCCCGCCTGGCTTCACCTCGTCCCCCTGCTCGCGGCGCTGCTCATCGCCGCCGCCACCTGCTGGGTGGCGTGGCTCAACGCCCGATACGCCCAGGAGATTCTGCTCATCGGCTGGCTGTGCGCCGCCTACCTCGCCTGCCCCCTACTGTGGACGCACTCCCTGCTCTTCTTGGTGCTCCCCATCGCGGGAATCCTGGCGATGGTGCGCCCGCGCCGTTACCAGGACGCCCTGTGGACCCCGCTGGCCATCATCGCGCTGCTGCTCTTTTGGCCGCTCGCCTCCAGCACCAGCTTCGAGGATGATGGCATGGGAGTTCCCTGGGGTGGGCTCCTGGCCGCGCTGCTCATCACCGTGCTTTTCCTGCTCGCCGCAGCCGCCCCCACCAGGGAACCTGGCCGAGCACTCGGTGAATCCGCTCCCCTCTCCGATACCGCCGAAGCCACGGCGGAGGAGGCAGCGGATAGCCTCGTTGATGACGCCCCCAATATCCGGGAGTGGTACCAGCAGGGATCCCAGCGACTCCGGGAGGCCTGGCACCGGCGCACGGAACGCCACAGTCACAGGGAACCGCGCGCGGAATCCCGCAAGGAGAAGGACGAGGAGAAGGATTCCGCACGGGAGTCCCGGGACGCCGACTACGACCTGGATTAG
- a CDS encoding DUF1304 domain-containing protein has translation MLIAGFIFALLAALVHVFIFYLESFAWEGDRARALFGTTPESARLTKFNAYNQGFYNFFLAVLVFAGLVTLLWSRTVGITLALAGVTPMLAAAIVLFVSSVPHRQAAIKQGSFPLLAMIFLVLAAV, from the coding sequence ATGCTCATCGCTGGTTTTATCTTTGCCCTCCTGGCCGCCCTCGTGCACGTATTCATCTTCTACCTTGAGTCCTTCGCCTGGGAGGGCGATCGCGCCCGCGCGCTCTTTGGCACCACCCCGGAATCCGCGCGACTGACCAAGTTCAACGCCTATAACCAGGGATTTTATAACTTCTTCCTGGCGGTGCTGGTATTCGCCGGACTGGTGACGCTGCTGTGGAGCCGCACCGTGGGCATCACCCTGGCCCTGGCGGGCGTGACCCCCATGCTGGCGGCGGCCATCGTGCTGTTCGTCTCCTCCGTGCCGCACCGCCAGGCCGCCATCAAGCAGGGCTCCTTCCCGCTGCTGGCCATGATCTTCCTGGTTCTCGCCGCCGTATAA
- the kdpF gene encoding K(+)-transporting ATPase subunit F has protein sequence MTWDSLVGLILGVTALVYLVVALLRPEDFS, from the coding sequence ATGACGTGGGATAGCCTGGTGGGCCTGATTCTGGGGGTAACCGCCCTGGTGTACCTCGTGGTGGCCCTGCTGCGCCCGGAGGATTTCTCATGA
- the kdpA gene encoding potassium-transporting ATPase subunit KdpA, with translation MIAALSGGLTAAPIVLVLAALSAAYLPLGGYMARVFSSPHHTRPERALYRLMGIDPDSPQRWPRYALNVLVFSALSLVVLYLLQRLQSALPLAQGMGPVAPDQAWNTAASFITNTNWQSYSGESTMSPLTQMMGLAVQNFLSAAVGISVAVALIRGLACRDEQGHIGHFWVDLTRCVLRILLPLAAVAAVMLLSQGVIQNLHAAATVTTFTGGEQVIPGGPVASQEAIKELGTNGGGYFGANSAHPMENPTALSNMVEIFLILLIPVCLTRTFGVMVGDRRQGWALLGAMSVLFSASLAAVVASESMSLEGRELRFGTVPSAFFAVATTMTSTGAVDSFHSSYSPLGGGVLLLNMLLGEISPGGVGSGLYGMVIVALLTVFLAGLMVGRTPEYLGKRIGVQQIIKICLYLLVMPAVVLGGVALSVVLPGTRASLSTTTDSPHAFTELVYAFASAANNNGSAFAGFNADTPWFNIALGCAMLAGRFVPIIMVLALAGSLATQAPRPATAGTMPTHRPLFVGLVVGVALIIGALTFLPVLVLGPFAEAFSL, from the coding sequence ATGATCGCCGCGCTCTCCGGCGGCCTCACGGCCGCCCCGATTGTCCTGGTGCTGGCGGCCCTCTCCGCTGCGTACCTGCCGCTGGGTGGGTACATGGCGCGGGTTTTTAGCAGCCCGCACCACACCCGCCCGGAGCGGGCCCTGTATCGCCTGATGGGAATAGACCCGGATTCCCCGCAGCGCTGGCCGCGTTACGCGCTCAACGTCCTGGTGTTTTCCGCCCTGAGCCTGGTGGTGCTCTACCTCCTGCAACGCCTCCAATCCGCGCTGCCCCTGGCGCAGGGCATGGGGCCGGTAGCCCCGGATCAGGCGTGGAACACGGCTGCTTCCTTCATCACCAATACCAACTGGCAGTCCTATTCCGGGGAGTCCACCATGAGCCCACTCACGCAGATGATGGGCCTGGCGGTGCAGAACTTCCTCTCCGCGGCGGTGGGAATAAGCGTGGCCGTGGCCCTAATCCGGGGGCTCGCCTGCCGCGATGAGCAGGGGCACATCGGGCACTTTTGGGTGGACCTCACCCGCTGCGTGCTACGGATTCTCCTGCCCCTGGCCGCAGTGGCGGCGGTGATGCTGCTCTCCCAGGGGGTGATTCAGAATCTCCACGCGGCCGCCACGGTGACCACGTTCACCGGGGGCGAGCAGGTGATCCCGGGTGGGCCGGTGGCCTCCCAGGAGGCGATCAAGGAACTGGGTACCAATGGCGGCGGGTACTTTGGGGCAAATTCCGCACACCCGATGGAAAATCCCACGGCGCTGTCCAACATGGTGGAGATCTTCCTTATTCTGCTCATTCCGGTGTGCCTCACCCGCACCTTTGGGGTGATGGTGGGGGATCGTCGGCAGGGCTGGGCGCTGCTGGGGGCGATGAGCGTGCTGTTTAGTGCCTCCCTGGCGGCCGTGGTGGCGTCGGAAAGCATGAGCCTGGAGGGGCGGGAACTGCGCTTTGGCACCGTGCCCTCGGCATTCTTTGCGGTGGCCACCACCATGACGTCCACGGGCGCAGTGGATTCCTTCCATTCCAGTTACAGCCCGCTGGGCGGCGGGGTACTGCTGCTGAACATGCTGCTGGGGGAGATTTCCCCCGGCGGGGTGGGCTCCGGCCTGTACGGCATGGTGATCGTGGCCCTGCTCACGGTGTTTTTGGCCGGGCTCATGGTGGGCCGCACCCCGGAGTACCTGGGCAAGCGCATCGGCGTGCAGCAGATCATCAAGATCTGCCTGTATCTACTGGTCATGCCCGCCGTGGTGCTCGGCGGGGTGGCGCTCTCCGTGGTGCTACCCGGAACCCGCGCGAGCCTGTCCACCACCACGGATTCCCCGCACGCCTTCACAGAGTTGGTGTATGCCTTTGCCAGCGCGGCGAATAATAACGGCTCCGCCTTTGCGGGGTTCAACGCCGATACCCCGTGGTTCAACATCGCCCTGGGCTGCGCCATGCTGGCGGGCAGGTTTGTGCCCATCATCATGGTGCTGGCCCTGGCGGGATCGCTCGCCACGCAGGCCCCACGCCCGGCCACGGCGGGCACCATGCCCACGCACCGCCCGCTCTTCGTTGGGCTGGTGGTGGGGGTGGCGCTCATCATCGGCGCGCTCACGTTCTTACCCGTCCTTGTTCTCGGCCCGTTCGCGGAGGCCTTTTCCCTATGA
- the kdpB gene encoding potassium-transporting ATPase subunit KdpB, whose product MNTTSFLSALPLAARKLDPRSLVRVPVLFLVEVGAAFTLFIGVIHPSFFTFFLSAWLWATVFFGVLAEAVAEGRGKAQAASLRSSQEHLTARRVPAEALIDAPLSTGSTVGTVGTVGTVGAESLRRGDHVLVLAGEVIPADGDVVAGAASVDESAITGESAPVIRESGGDRCAVTGGTTVLSDRIIVRISSEPGQGFMDRMIGLVEGSQRHKTPNELALGTLLTVLTIIFTLVVLTLAPVAAFNGAAQSPVVLVALMVCLIPTTIGALLSAIGIAGMDRLVERNVLAMSGRAVEAAGDVSTLLLDKTGTITVGDRRAVALVPVGGTPEGRSVVELADSLSCPIDPRDYPDLAFIPFSAQTRMSGAQLNPRERIVKGAASEVCQAVQRLGGTVPGHVTKIVEEISGSGGTALVVARLACDPTTGEATDAALLGVIHLKDVVKPGMPERFAQLRRMGIRTVMITGDNALTARAIAAEAGVDDVLAEATPEDKLALIRKEQAAGHLVAMTGDGTNDAPALAQADVGVAMNTGTTAAKEAGNMIDLDSDPTKLIDIVHIGKQLLITRGALTTFSIANDVAKYFAIIPAMFTAAFPGLEALNIMRLHSPQTAIVSAVIFNALVIVGLIPLALRGVAYRPRSAAALLRRNLTIFGLGGVLVPFLGIKAIDLLLTALTGGLLS is encoded by the coding sequence ATGAACACCACGTCCTTTCTTTCCGCCCTGCCCTTAGCCGCGCGCAAACTCGATCCGCGCAGCCTCGTGCGCGTGCCCGTGCTCTTCCTCGTGGAGGTGGGCGCGGCGTTTACCCTGTTCATCGGGGTGATTCACCCCAGTTTCTTCACGTTCTTCCTCTCCGCGTGGCTGTGGGCCACCGTATTCTTCGGTGTGCTGGCCGAGGCCGTGGCAGAGGGGCGAGGCAAGGCCCAGGCGGCGTCGTTGCGCTCCTCGCAGGAGCACCTCACCGCCCGGCGCGTCCCCGCCGAGGCGCTTATCGACGCCCCCCTTTCCACAGGCAGCACAGTAGGCACAGTGGGCACAGTGGGCACAGTGGGCGCGGAGAGCCTGCGCCGGGGCGATCACGTGCTGGTGCTGGCTGGGGAGGTGATCCCCGCCGATGGTGACGTGGTGGCCGGTGCCGCCAGCGTGGACGAGTCCGCGATCACGGGGGAATCGGCCCCGGTGATTAGGGAATCCGGCGGGGATCGCTGCGCGGTCACCGGCGGCACCACGGTGCTCTCCGATCGGATCATCGTGCGCATCAGCAGCGAGCCGGGCCAGGGGTTTATGGATCGCATGATTGGCCTGGTGGAGGGCTCGCAGCGGCACAAGACCCCCAACGAGTTAGCGCTGGGCACGCTGCTGACGGTGCTCACCATCATTTTTACCCTGGTGGTGCTCACCCTGGCCCCGGTGGCGGCCTTTAACGGAGCCGCCCAATCCCCGGTGGTGCTGGTAGCGCTCATGGTCTGCCTCATTCCCACCACCATCGGTGCGCTGCTCTCCGCCATCGGGATCGCGGGCATGGATCGGCTGGTGGAGCGCAACGTCCTGGCCATGTCCGGGCGGGCGGTGGAGGCCGCTGGAGATGTGTCCACCTTGCTGCTGGATAAGACCGGCACGATCACGGTGGGAGATCGCCGCGCCGTGGCTCTGGTGCCGGTGGGCGGCACCCCGGAGGGGCGATCGGTGGTGGAACTGGCGGATTCCCTCTCCTGCCCGATTGATCCCCGGGATTATCCCGACCTCGCGTTCATTCCCTTTAGCGCGCAGACTCGCATGAGCGGGGCGCAGCTCAATCCCCGCGAGCGCATAGTCAAGGGTGCCGCCAGCGAGGTCTGCCAGGCGGTTCAGCGCCTCGGCGGCACGGTTCCCGGGCACGTGACCAAGATCGTGGAGGAGATCAGCGGCTCCGGCGGCACCGCCCTGGTGGTGGCGCGGCTTGCCTGCGATCCCACCACCGGCGAGGCCACCGATGCCGCGCTGCTGGGGGTGATTCACCTCAAGGACGTGGTCAAACCCGGTATGCCGGAGCGCTTTGCGCAACTGCGCCGGATGGGTATCCGCACGGTGATGATCACCGGCGATAACGCCCTGACCGCCCGCGCCATCGCCGCCGAGGCCGGGGTGGACGACGTGCTGGCGGAGGCCACCCCGGAGGATAAGTTGGCGCTGATCCGCAAGGAACAGGCCGCCGGGCACCTGGTGGCCATGACCGGGGACGGCACCAACGATGCCCCCGCCCTGGCGCAGGCGGACGTGGGCGTGGCCATGAACACCGGCACCACGGCGGCCAAGGAGGCCGGGAACATGATCGACCTGGATAGCGATCCCACCAAGCTCATCGACATCGTGCACATCGGCAAACAGTTGCTCATCACTCGTGGCGCGCTGACCACCTTTTCCATCGCCAATGACGTGGCCAAGTACTTTGCCATCATTCCGGCCATGTTCACCGCCGCCTTTCCCGGCCTGGAGGCACTGAACATCATGCGCCTGCACAGCCCGCAGACGGCCATCGTCTCCGCCGTGATCTTTAATGCCCTGGTGATCGTGGGCCTCATTCCCCTGGCCCTGCGCGGGGTGGCGTATCGCCCCCGCAGCGCGGCGGCCCTGCTGCGGCGCAACCTCACCATCTTTGGGTTAGGCGGCGTGCTGGTGCCGTTCCTGGGAATCAAGGCCATTGATCTTCTCCTCACCGCTTTAACCGGAGGTCTGCTCTCATGA